The Sphingomonas sp. G-3-2-10 DNA window CGGCGGCAATAGGGTGATCGCGTCGCCGCCAAATCGCGCCATCGCATGGGCAGCGCCCGGCGTGCCCGCGACACCCAGGCGACCGGTAAATCCGATCCGTGAGAGAAAGCGCAGCAAGCGGGCACAAAAGCGCGCCTCGCCCCCGTGCAGATGGCTCGTGCCGGTCAGGTCGAGCCAGATCCCGTCGGCGCCCGAGCGCGCGGCGACCGGGGTCCAGTGCGCGACCGCATGCAGCGCCAGCCGGTCAAGCCAGGCCTGATCTCCCGCCGCGTCGGCATCGCGGACGTCGAGATCGCCGACGAGTGCTCGTGCATGTGCCGCAGCCATGCCGGGCAAGAGGTCGAGCGCCAATGCCACCGGACAGGCAGCGGTCACCACCTCGCGCTGCCCGACGCGCTCGATGAGCACGGTCGGATGGCCCCATAGCGCCATGCCGGGCATCGCCGGCATGACCGCCCGCGACGGCCCCCGCCCGCCTTCTTCGGAAGGCATCGCCCGGAACGGATGCTCGACCGCCTCGGAACGCCGGCCGAGCAACCGCATCGGCGGCCGCTGGTGCGCTGGCAACGCCGCGATCCGCTCCGCTTCCGCTTCCCGGCCAAGCCCGTCCTGCGCCCAGCGCGCGCCCGGGCGCCAGCCCCCGCCGCGCGGGACCGAGCAAGCGCCCGGATCGTCGTCGATGCTCGGCTTCAGGACCGGCGCGAGGGACCAGGGCCGCTCAGGCGGCGCGAAGGTCCGCTCCACCCGCCGCAGCCGCTCGATCGCGAGCTGGGGCAAGTAGAGCGAGGCGACCCTTGCCATCGCAGGCCTCGACTATGAGAGAAAAGGGATTGCCGCCGCGCTGGCGGACAAGATCGACCGACCAACAGGAGCGGCCGACACCGGCATGCGGGAGCGGCACCGACGGCGCGCAGCCGATCCGCCACCGCGTGCAGGCGGCAGACGGAATTTCGAGCGGATCGCGCGCGGCCCGCGCCCAACGTCGCAGGAGCAGCATCGGCGTGCGGCCGTCGGCGGCGGCAAGCTGGAGCCGGCGGGTGGCGGTCTGGTCGGCGGTCTTCACTTCGGCGACCACCGCCGCGAAGCTGCCATCGCGCAGGCAGTCCTCGGCAAGCGCCAGCGCCATCACCTCGTCCCGGCCCTCGCAATAGAGCAGCTTGCCCGGAGACAGCCCGGCCTGCTCGAGCCCGGGCGCGTAGAGATCGAACCGGGTCAGCGCCCAGGCGACGCTCGCATTGGGTTCGACCGCAAAACGGGCAGCGGCTCCGGCGACGAAGAGGGTCGCGGCGGCATCGTCGCCGAGCGTCGGGGAAGCCGCGGCGACCTCGTGCAGGCCGCCGCCATCCAGCCCACCACCGCCCAGCCGGGAGTCCATCGCCTCGATGCCGAACGGCAGCAGCGGCGCGTTGCTCGCCACAGGCACGGCGATGCGCGCCTTGAGCTCGGCGAGCAGGCGAGCCCGATCGGTCTCGGCAAGGGCGGCAATGGATTGCATAAGAGAATCACGACTCGCACGTTCTCTTTATGTTCCGAGGACTTGGCATTTTCGTCAAGGGCGCGAATCATGCGTGCTGCAACGCGCCCGGCCTGCACATCGACAGATTACGGCTTTGGGGCGGCGCCGGCTGCAAGGTCCCATCGCCACACGCCGTCCCGGCACTCGATCAGGAGATGATGGGACAGGCGCGGCCGAGGCTCCGGCAGCGAAACCCCAAGCGGAGCGAGATAGGAGGTTTCAACCTTGTTTCGGCCGAGCGCTTGGAAGGTGACATTTTCCATCGAATCGCCTTGCACGACGTTCGCCGAGCCGCTCAGCACCTCGCACGTCTCGCCCAAACCGATATAGACCTTGGCGTGCGAGTCCTGCTTGCGCTTGCCGTCCCCGACGATCCGGTTCTCCAGCCCGAAGCGGGAGAGCATGACGTGGTCCAGGCCGGACTCTAGCAACGCGTCGCGATACTCTTTCAGGGTCGCGCCTCGGGTCATTAGAATCGTTCGAGTCGGATCGAGCTGAGCCAGCAGGGTTTCCCAGATGGCGAGCCGCTCCGCCTTGGTCTTCCATTGATGCGCGACGAACGGCGTTGCGAGCAGGATCTGATCATTAAAGAGTCGCCACCGCGCGATCAGCTTCCCCAGCGCGTGCATAACGTCGGTCTTGCTCAGGATGCCTGTCAACACGTCGGCCAGGTCCGTGCCGCTCACGTCGGCCAGAAGAAGCTCCTCGACCGGAGGCAAATCCGACCCGTCCAAGCGGAGAGGATGGTAGAAGATCGCCCGGTGGGGCTCGCCGCATGAGCATGGCACCTCGACGAAGAAGACCACATGCTCGACCGGGGGAAGCCGCGACCGGGCAAGCATCTGATTGGTAGCCTGGGCACGCGCGTCGGCGACCCTCAGCCAAGACTTGCCGATCGCCAAGAACGCCGCCGCTTCGAGGCTCTCGCCTGACTTCGCGCATTTGAAGATTGGGAAGGCGTCGAGGTCGAACCGCGGCTGGTCGGGGTTCATGTCCAGCTGATAGACCGCGCTCGCGCCCGGCCGGGGAGCATTGCCCGCATATGGATTGATGTCATTGTCGAACCGCTCGACGATCATGCAGTCGTCCGAGTAGGATTCCGCTGGATTACGCAGGTCGAAGACAAAGTGCTGGCCGCATTTTCGGCATGCCACAAGCCAGCTCCCGCGATCGTTGATCATAGGGAATTTGAGCTCGGTGTAACGATGCGGCGTATCGCATTTCGGGCAATTGGCGACGTGATGCCGCTCTCGGGTTTCGAAGATCATGATCGACACTTACCAAAGCCGGTCCAGTCTTCGCCATATTCACGTGAAGGATTTTGCGGCGCCACCTTGCCCGGAGCTCGCCGCCGTGCTGCATCATACCTAGACCAACACAGGGTGGCAGCATGAACGCGGCGATGAACAATTCGGCGATCATCGAAGCAGCGGCCAGCTCAACCGGACTCTGGCTTTCGCCCCAGGTCGTTGCCGCGCTCCTGACTCTCGCTGGCGTGATCGTCGGCCTCGTCGCGCGGGACATCGTCATGACGCTCTACATGGCGAGAAAGAAGCGCACGGAGGACCTCGCGGACAAGAAGGAGGCCGCCGGAAAAGTGCATCACGATCTGGTGCGGCTATATTCCGACCCGCTCAAGGATGCGGTGACCAGCTTGAAATACCGCCTAGAAGAGATCGTGGAGAAAAAGCAGGGCCGATATCTGCACGCTGACGCTCCCGGCATTCCATTTCTGGAATATAAGCGGATCAGCACGGTCTACCGGATCGCCGCCGTGCTCGGCTGGATCCGCGCTATCCGGCGCGAGCGCAGCTACCTCGATCCGGAACAGGCTTCGGCCTCCGTCGAAATGCAGGCGATCGGCGAGCTTGAGGCCGCGCTCGCGGACGGGACACACGTGGAATTGCAGCGCCTGGACGAGCTGTCGAACCTGTGGCGCGTCTCCACAATCGACCCGCAGGCCAAGGTCCATATCGCAAGTCTGATCGATGGCGAGCGCGCCGCCTATCTGGCGAAGAAGGGCGCGCTCAGCTCCCGCGACCTTCCCGACCCCGACCAGATCGAGTTGGCCGAGCGATGCGCCGAGATCATCCGGCACGAGGCGGGCGTCGACATCCCTCCCGACCTGGTCGCGGCAACCGCGAAGCAGACCGCGGTCACCTTCGGAATCAAGGAAGCCTATATCTACCGGGACTGGCAGGCCGCGATCGGCGACCTGATGCTCCTCGACGACAAGGTCGGGACCCGCCACTTTTCGGTGCTCGGCTTCGGTACGTTCGAGGATATCATTCTCAAGGGCCGCAAGAACAAGCAGTCAAATGCTGCGCGCTGGTTCGCCCGGCTCGAGGGCCTCATCCACGATCTTGATATGACCCGGGAGGGTATGTTCGACGCCAGGCGTGACCAGGTCCGCAAACTCTACCAATGCTGCATCAAGCTGGAGGCAGGGCTCGAGCAGCGCCTGAGCGCCAAGCAGGAGGGATAGTAAGGTCACCATCGGTAGGTCGCTCTTGCCGATGGGCGAATATGGAATATCGGTGAACGCCCAAGCCAGCACCGAGTGAATTTCGATGGCGCATCGCCCCACCTTCTTCCTGTCCTCGACGATATACGATTTCCGCGACCTGCGTAGCGCGATCAAGTTCAGCCTGGAGGCTCGCGGCTGCCGTGTGCTTGCCTCCGAGTTCAACGACTTCGGCGGCAGTCTGGATCAGCACAGCTATGAGGCGTGCCTGACCAACATCGAGCAGGCCGACTATTTCGTCCTGCTGATCGGTGCCCGTGTTGGGGGCTGGTACGACAAGCCGAGCCGCATCAGCATCACGCAGCAGGAGTACCGGACCGCCTATGAGCTCCATCGGCAAGGCAAGCTCCGGCTCGTCACATTCGTTCGCAGCGAGGTCTGGCAACTTAAGGAGGATCGCAAGGAACTCGCCGCCTTCCTGATCGAGAACGCCATCGCCGAGCAGGAGCGTCAAGCCATCGCATCGGCACCCAGCAAGTTCGCAAACGATGCAGAATTCCTCGGCGGTTTCATCGCCGAGGTTGGCCGAAACCTCGAAACTGGACGGGCGGTATCGACCGGCAGCGCCAAGCCGACGGGCAACTGGATTTACCAGTTTCGCGACTTCCGAGACATCCACGATGTCCTTCAGCCGCTGGCCTTCACCGGCCTCACCTCCGAGGACGCGGCCTACAGAATTGCCCTCCAGAACGAGCTGCTGCACGTCATGGGACAGCTCTTGGAGAAAGATACGAGCGGTGTGTTCGATCATCGGGCGCCGCTTCGGAAAGGACTTGCGGCGCATCCGATCACGGTCGAAGTCCGCGACCGGGGTTGGCTCACGGTGGATCTTGAAGCCTGGGGCAAATTTGCCACAATCTTCTACGCGGCCTTGGGCACGCGCTTCGAAACTGTGGTGATCGACGACGCGCTGACCTCGACGATCTTCCTGGACTATGATGCCGAGAAGGGCAGCTATGTGCAGAGCGCCGCCTACGAGGCCCTGTCGAAACTATGGTCCGAGATACGACAGTTCAACGATGTCGGCACGTTGCAGAATCTATCGATCCTCAGTGAAACGACGCCCAGGGCGCTGGGTCGGAAGACAGGGCGGCACGATCTGCCGGCAGACAAGGTCGCGCTCCTCTACTCCTACGCACAACGCTGGATAAACATCATCTCGCTTTGCGAGGCGCTGATACTCCATCTTGAAGGCAGACCATTTGTCATGCCCGAGCTGATGCCCTTTTCTCCAATCGCGGGATATGAACAGACGATTTTGGCAGGACGAGTTTCCGCCGCGGATCTACGCCAGGCCTTGGGTATCTGAGGTCGTCGATGTGCCGGCGAGCCTGCGGACTTAACCACCAAGCTTAGCCAAGGTCGCCGGATCGTGCTGCCCGGCAAACCAGCGATCGAGCGCAGCGGCAAATAAGGGACTTGGTTCGGCCGCTTCGAACAGGGTCAGCGACGAGCGCAGCTTCATCGCATCGACCGCGCCGAAAACGTCTTGCGCGCTGATGCTGATATCGGTGATGTCCTGCAGCGCGCCGACGCACTCGCGCAGCCGGGCGCCAAGCACCGGGTGCGCCAGATAGGCCCGCGCCTCGTCCAGCGAGCGGATGCCGAAGAACTTCGCGGTCTCGCTGCGGCCAAGCCCAGCGAGCTGCGGGAAGATGAACCACATCCAGTGCGACCGCTTGGCGCCGCGCCGGATCTCGCCGAGCGCGATCGCATAGATCTGCGACTGCGCCTCGACGAACCGCTCCAGCGACC harbors:
- a CDS encoding protein ImuA is translated as MQSIAALAETDRARLLAELKARIAVPVASNAPLLPFGIEAMDSRLGGGGLDGGGLHEVAAASPTLGDDAAATLFVAGAAARFAVEPNASVAWALTRFDLYAPGLEQAGLSPGKLLYCEGRDEVMALALAEDCLRDGSFAAVVAEVKTADQTATRRLQLAAADGRTPMLLLRRWARAARDPLEIPSAACTRWRIGCAPSVPLPHAGVGRSCWSVDLVRQRGGNPFSLIVEACDGKGRLALLAPARDRAAAAGGADLRAA
- a CDS encoding DUF4062 domain-containing protein, producing MAHRPTFFLSSTIYDFRDLRSAIKFSLEARGCRVLASEFNDFGGSLDQHSYEACLTNIEQADYFVLLIGARVGGWYDKPSRISITQQEYRTAYELHRQGKLRLVTFVRSEVWQLKEDRKELAAFLIENAIAEQERQAIASAPSKFANDAEFLGGFIAEVGRNLETGRAVSTGSAKPTGNWIYQFRDFRDIHDVLQPLAFTGLTSEDAAYRIALQNELLHVMGQLLEKDTSGVFDHRAPLRKGLAAHPITVEVRDRGWLTVDLEAWGKFATIFYAALGTRFETVVIDDALTSTIFLDYDAEKGSYVQSAAYEALSKLWSEIRQFNDVGTLQNLSILSETTPRALGRKTGRHDLPADKVALLYSYAQRWINIISLCEALILHLEGRPFVMPELMPFSPIAGYEQTILAGRVSAADLRQALGI
- a CDS encoding DUF1810 domain-containing protein — translated: MTAEAGSLERFVEAQSQIYAIALGEIRRGAKRSHWMWFIFPQLAGLGRSETAKFFGIRSLDEARAYLAHPVLGARLRECVGALQDITDISISAQDVFGAVDAMKLRSSLTLFEAAEPSPLFAAALDRWFAGQHDPATLAKLGG